In a genomic window of Meriones unguiculatus strain TT.TT164.6M chromosome 8, Bangor_MerUng_6.1, whole genome shotgun sequence:
- the LOC110550840 gene encoding von Ebner gland protein 1-like, with translation MKALFLSFGLGLLAALQAQTFPTVDENQDVTGVWYLKATASDKKIPDKKLGSVSVASMSIKTLEGGNLQVNFSVLIAGQCREVSTVLEKTDQPDKYTIHGGKQVLYIIPSAVEDHCIFYHEGRIHGHRFRMAKLVGRDPDFNQEALEDFQNVVRAEGLNAESIFIPKQSESCPLGSN, from the exons ATGAAGGCCCTGTTCCTGAGCTTTGGCCTCGGCCTCCTGGCTGCCCTGCAGGCCCAGACCTTCCCCACCGTGGACGAGAATCAGGAT GTGACAGGAGTGTGGTATTTGAAAGCTACAGCATCTGACAAGAAGATTCCTGACAAGAAGCTCGGCTCTGTGTCTGTGGCTTCCATGTCCATCAAGACCTTGGAAGGGGGCAACCTGCAAGTCAATTTCAGTGTCCT GATTGCAGGACAATGCCGGGAGGTGAGCACTGTCCTAGAGAAGACAGATCAGCCTGACAAATACACCATCC ATGGGGGCAAACAAGTGCTCTACATCATACCATCTGCAGTGGAGGATCACTGCATCTTCTACCACGAGGGCAGAATACATGGGCATCGTTTCCGAATGGCCAAACTTGTGG GCAGAGACCCTGACTTCAACCAGGAGGCCCTGGAAGATTTTCAGAACGTTGTAAGAGCCGAAGGTCTCAATGCAGAGAGCATCTTCATCCCCAAGCAGAGCG AAAGCTGCCCTCTAGGAAGCAATTAA